A segment of the Lycium ferocissimum isolate CSIRO_LF1 chromosome 10, AGI_CSIRO_Lferr_CH_V1, whole genome shotgun sequence genome:
gccctcaaattgctggtctttaagtttttcccTTCGCTtgaaaaagtggccgaaaataccctgagattctgggttcgaacacccgcttagtcaaaaaaaaaaaaaaaatcgcaaggcaaggctttgcaaAAAGTTCTGCCCTctccggcggacttttagttatgccttaagcaAAGTTTTGCCCTCTCCGgtggacttttagttatgtcttaagacAAAGTCTGCTGCATAAGATAGAATTTTttgcaaagccttgccttgcgattttttatttttatttttatgactaagccaaggttcgaacccagaacctcgaggtattttaggcgaagggcaagaattaaagaccagcaatttgagggacaaaaactaaagaccaccctcaacgaagggcaatcgtgcaaattgccatATATCTTGGCTGATTCAAACCTTGGGCTAATAGGTCGGTTATAtacgggcaatttgcaggattttTCTTCGctaggggtggtctttaatttttgcccctcaaattggtggtctttaacttttgcccttcgctaaaaatctcttggtttcgggttcgaaccctcgctcaattaaaaattttaaaaaaatcgcaaggtagagtttggaaaACTCTGCCTtcaaaattttgccttaaggcatattttgcaaattctgccttaaatGCAAAATTCTGTGTTGCGAATCCAAACATCTgcattgtgatttttttttttttactaaactgggatttgaacccacaacctcggggtattaggcgaagggcaaaacttaaagaccaccaatttgaaggacaaaaattaaacaccacccccaatgaagggcaatccgcgaaAATGGTTATATACTATGGTGGCAGTACACGAGGAATGAGCataaaaataagggaaaagggtcaaaaatatccctctactttgggaaaagggctaaaaatatcctccgaattaattttgggtcaaaaatacccttctcgtcattaaagttttcaaatagaCCCACACGTCTTAACGGAAATTCCCAAATCCCCCAAAttaacccgatttcatttttttaaacctGCTCCACTTTTTAAACCCGACTCAACTAAATAAAAACCTACGATCCTACAATCACATTTTTTCACCCTGGTCTACATGTTTAAAGGGGATCGTAGGATTGtaggttttttatttagttggatcGGGTTTAAataatggagcgggtttaaaaaatgaaaccgGATTAATTTGGGGGATTTGAGAATTTCCtttaagacaggggtatatttgaaaattttaatgacacgaggggtatttttgacccaaaattagttcggaggatatttttagccattttctcaaagtagaggggtatttttgacccttttccccaaaaaaaatgtATTGTTCAGATATCAAAAAGGGACATTAATTGATTTGGTGCTAGATACTCTTTTAAGCtatagtttaaattttaaaacagTTGAAGAGACATATTGATCCTCTCTTTATAGTTAGAATATTGTGGAGAAAGAGGAGCGAACCAATTCAGAAGATATCAAATTCCTAATGGAAGTTTAGTCAAAATCATATCTTACTCCAATATTCGCTAACTTTGAAATAGAAAAAGAGGTTATTCTTTTTACTATTGTTACCTTCTTTCTCTAAGTTCATTAGAAGTAAAACATTGCTTTTTGGAAGGGTTAATTTCTTGTCAAAGAAGTGGTAGATGTTTGACAATTCCATTTCTTTTGAGCTAATATACTGGCATATTCTACAGTACGTActatttgtcatcattttctttttcgTGGACCTGGTGGCTGCTAATTTCTTAACATTTTTAGCAGATCCGACTCAAAATATTTCCACCTGATTAGCCTTAGAATTATTGTTTGTTGTGGGCTTTGTAAGCTGACGTATAATGTAAACATTTTTATAAGTATAAATCGGATAAAAGATTATTTATATTATCAATGTGGTTTCACAATGTTTTGTAGGCAAATAATCGGTGCTTGGTATAAAAAAGTTAACTGTAATTGGCTTTGAATAATTACTAGCATAAATATTCTTTCACAATCGGTGTATAGAAATTAAACTCGTGTTTTTTAAAGAGTTAGTTAGGAAATAGGTGATCAACGTCAAAAGAAAGCCATTAAGCTTCATATTAATAACACTGTGATTAAAATTATGATGTCTTGATTGTTCTTATCAAGAACCATATCTTAATTCTAATTAAGgagtatttctttttttctttttttgaatgcATTACTTTGGTATCACACTATAGtcaaacgttttttttttttaaattatgtcTTTTCATTTTGATATGGTTTCTATTTCCTTCTTGCATCTAATTAACACAATAAACTTATCAAATTATATTGTTTATGAAAGAAACAGAATAGCATATCAAGTGAGGTCAATATCATTATAGATTTGCGCCTGTGTTTGCGCCAGgggatttttcttctttgttcttATTTGGAATTAACTTTCACGTTTGTATTTTTCGCTGTGGACATTAAAATAAGAATAATACCCGGGACACCATCACAGAATTTTACAGAAAAACATTAGAATAAAAACTTTAGTCTACTCATCTTTTTTATAGATGCTGCtagaattcataaactacatgtTTTAATTACTACTGGATCATCTTTATTTCTTCACGCAGGTTCTCGTATCATTTTACTCAAAAGATATGATATATTTCAGTTTATAagagtttaaaaataaataatattaataatttcaTTATTCTCACGAACCCTTCAATAATTTATCGGCTGCTTTTCCTGAAAAATAGTTTCAAACATGTGAAAATAGGCTGCAGAGGCAGAGGCAAGAAGGTTGCTACATATTTGGGAGAACCTAGTAATTTTGATTCAAATCATATATTTGTGTTAACAAAATTCATTAATTATGTACAGTCCaatctctctataacaacatcgtGGGTCCAAAAAAAtttggctgttatagagaattgttgttatacacctataacaacatttgtcatttaaataatagttggctgttataagcaaaaaaaaaaggcataaaatcttttttttttttaaagttttaaaaaaataacaaattatttaacttttaaatctCAATGATATGAATGCTTCACTAATTGAACATTAAATAAAGTTaatacaattttaataaattcataactaaaTGTATAAAGTTTTAAGCTCTAAGGTGCACATTTTAAATCTACAGtacttgaaaattaaattctttcaagattGATGGGAGAAATTTAATGGTAACTTGTTTCGTAGAATTCACTCTCTTAGTGGTGATATAATGCTTGAATTTACGAAGATTTGCGTCTAAACTTTTAGCAAACGGTTATCCAATTGCTTTCCCTTGAAGGGAATCTAAGAGTTGAACTGCTGAATCTTCTAACTAGTCCAACTAACAATAGGTTGAAGTTCTTCGTCAAAGACTTTCATTGTCGTCTTCAGCTTCCATATTCTCTTGTTCTTCCACTCCAATGACATGGGCAATAATCTCTTCATCAGTGAAAACTTCAATGATAGGAAGTGTTGCATCACACTCCACATATGTGTTCATATGTAATATTCTATCATACATAGTATATTAAggtatcaaattaaatatttggtcaaaatctataCTACTTATTATTGGTAGTCataaatattctatttttataaagatggttaataaTTACATTACCAAAAAAAGCAGATAGCTGCTATATGGGGGTCATTTTAGAAAGAGCGTAATgctataaagttggttgttgctgttataggtaaaatgctgttatagagaagtaaaatataacataaaaaatctgTTTTGAAAAATCttagctgttatagagaggtgctGCCATGGGATGCGGTTATAGAGAGGTGCACTGTACAAGTATTCATTCAAAGCCCAAATATTAACATTTGAGATTGCTATTCTAGAATTTCTAAAGTCATAAAGTTCAAATCCTGAATTTGCCTCTATGAATGACAAGTAAAAAAGAATATGGTGGAAAAACTTATTCCAAAgagatattaaaaaataatcgGGTAAACTTAGCAAACAGACAATATTGACTACACTGAACTAGAATAAAAATTTCTTTTGCCACTTTATGTTGTGAAAAAAGAACCTTTATTTTGATTCATTGACAAAAATAAGGAGGAACACAGGACCGAAAGGGGCAGgtctaataaataattaagtgcgttgcagaaaaaataaaaataattaagtgCACACGGCATAAGCTCAAGAATGTGGGGTTAGCAACCAATGGCATGCTAgagaatatatacatattgagaTAACTTCGTTTTTTCTAATTAAAGTGTGGCATATATATACTTGTGGTTTACACATTAGATTTGCACTCCATCAGCAGAGTCACtagccatcatatatatatatagatcctAGATTGCTTACTCATTACCTCATGTCATTTAAGAATAAATGTTGCGGCGGATTGTAAttgtttctttatctttaattagaGATTTTGGATTTGTGCGTTCCTGAGTCGGAGCACTCTTTGTTAGAGAGTGCTTTGTCTTTCAAATGTGAAGCAACACAAATTTGAAATTAGTCACACCCAATACGATATTGACACTGGATgagacattaaaaaaaatagaatatgacTCATTAATCAAGCATCCACATACATATTGATTAGGACATAGccacaaatataatttttttgtatttaactattatatgtaatattctaagttggtaaAATGAATTTACAAGGACCTAATTCTTCGTAAATTATGTACTCTAGTTCTCTCAAGTTTGCACTTCATCTGTTTCAATTTACGTGTCTTAtgttcctttttagtttgtttcaaaaaaaaaaaaaaaaaaacagtttctaTGTTTAGTAGCTTTTTAATTTCATTATCTTACATGATATGTTGAGAACCATAAGTTTCAAATAACATTTTGATacacaacacatctatatattatttaataCTATAATATTAAACTTTTTcatactttcttaaactctgtatCCAATCAAACTAcgatacataaattgaaacggaaggagtactATTTTTACCTTAAGTTAATTTCCACTTTTGGCATTACGTAAGAATTTTGCACTGTCAATTATCTAAACGATAACTACAAATAATCAAATAACTCATAAAAAGAGAGATTCGTAATCTGAAAAACAAAGACAAATCACTTTGTATCATGATAGATTGAGGTACATACTATTAAGTTAGATCTTTTTACCTTGTGTGAAGATAGAAACGGCTTGGGAAAAAGGAATGTGGGAAGCACATGTAACTGCCTTACAAAACATGCAAATAATagtagaaaaaatttaaaagggtgAGCTCATATAGCAAGACCAATGAGAGCTTCACTTTATTTtggattgggctcctctccatttcccttctttccattttccccaagttctatcttggattagagacacatggcatgggttagaattaatggctaagatttaattgactaaaacaaggccctaaccatgattacataattaataacttttccataattatattagaataattttctctctcttcctattgtaatattccatctttttttACAATCATGACAAATCTTTAATGGTGATATTTTCCAGAATATAGACAAATCTTTCGAAAatatacaattaccaattgaataatggggtttatattatgtaaattagtaagcatcataattgaaaaaatggaaaatatcaccaattgaatatTGGGTCTattaggggaaaaaattaagtgGCAAAAAATAATCGGATAAATcaaaaaagatattttactgggtaggaaaagtaaataggaagagagagaaaattattctaatataattatggataagttattaattatgtaatcatggttagggccttgttttagtcaattaaatcttagccattaattctaacccatgccatgtgtctctaatccacgatagaacttggggaaaatggagagaagggaaatggagaggagcccaatcccTTTATTTTGTAGTCTTACTCTTTGGGAAGGAATCTCTCACATGGTACTttcccccaccccacccaaCAACCATATCCAACCATTAGATCTTTAACTATAATCCATTTTATAAAGCTCCATATATCCTTTAGTTCTTCTCCAAAACCTTTGTCTTTCCATTAAAACTTCCTCTcctttactaaaaaaaaaaaaaaaaaaaaaaaagaacatgttAGGCTCTATGGATCTCCCAGATTGTGTTTATTCAAAAGAGCCTATTTTCATAACTCCCATTAGCCCAACACCAAATCACACCCTCTATTTATCAAATCTTGATGATCAAAAGTTCCTTAGATTTTCCATCAAGTATCTTTATCTTTTTACTAAGTCcataaatttggaaaaacttaaaTATTCTCTATCAAGGGTTTTGGTTGATTATTACCCTTTAGCAGGGAGATTAAGAGCATGCCCTGAAAATGATCATAAGCTTCAAGTGGATTGTAATGGAGAAGGTGCTATTTTTGCTGAAGCAGTCTTGGATTTAACTGCTAATGAACTTCTTGTAGTTTCTAATAAGCCTGATAAATCTTGGAGGAAATTGTTGTATAAGGTTGAAGCTCAAAGTTTCTTGGATATTCCCCCTCTAGTTGTGCAGGTTAGTTCCTATATTACATACTCGATCTATTTTTGCTCTGAATTTAACTTTTATACATTGATTGTCAGGTCGCTTTAAagatataattacaagtaattatttacaaaatacacaaattattattttttgacaaCTTTTCACTCTTCTTTCTATTCCCGCGAGCAGAAATCAAGCACACCAGCAGATTCTATTGTTTTTTTTGCACTCTATCTGTGTATATAAGTTAGaatttttttgtcctttatttCTTGAAATATCCTGATAGAGTTACATGGTCCAACATATATAGCTAGTTAGAGTTTACATTCTTTACAACCAGTGAACATTACTTAAATTAAAAGAGGTAACATTAGGAATATGTGCTACTGACTGATAACATCCTCTCAATTTGCCAATTAAGGTAAATATGGCTAATTATAGAATTCTAGATGAACTTTGTTTTTGAATAGGACTTTCTTGGGGATGTCTGATGTTCCCAAGACAGCATGTATGGTTCCCTTTTCATCATCATGTCACATTCTCTTCTCTTACCATTAACATTAACACAAAGGTAACATGCATGATGCTTTGATTTGATTAATAACTGAATATTGCAAAGCTCTTTGTATATTCAACTAATAGTAACAAGGAAaaagtgaaatatatatatagcccctcATGCGcttaaattaatatattttgatGCTCAACTTAACAAGTGTACCTAAATTAATATCTTAAACGAGGGTACTACTATCGAATATTTTTTACGGCATCGGAGATTAACGTGTCCAAGACAATATAAATTATGAGGCAAACTAGAATTTTGAGTTGTAGATACTGGATTCTAGAAAATTctgaataaaatatttatacataataaataaattttcttaaaacaaatgTATAAAATTTGGATTAAAGCTACTGTATTTTGCTTAACCAGTAATCAAAACTGTAGCTCCGCCACGGCAAGACATATGAAAGATGACTAGCTGGATATAGCAAGACATTCATATTAGAAGTAGCATTGCTAGGGTACATATGTGAAGTAACAATATAAGACATTCATATTTGAAgtagcaatatttaaaaaatataagtatatataactTCTTTCGATGTCTACTAGAAAGAGGCGAAGTCAGTGAGCACAAGAAGTTCGTCCTAACATTCTTCATCGAAGAATTACATTGTACCATACAGTGGCAGAGCCACAATGTTGAAGATAGGTTCGGCCGAACCAACAATCTTTTGTTCACACcttgtatttgtcttaaaaaatttatgtaatatgtataaaatagtaatttcaaatccaataactTAGAGAGTTTGAATTCGGAACACACAAACCTCAAATTCTAGCTCTGCCTTTGGTACCATATATTCAAACTACATCaagaaatttatatatatttaaaaattaaaaaaaaaagtagcaaaGCAAAGAATTGAATGGATAAACCCTTGGATCCACCTTGGAAAATGACTTAAAGTGACCCTATGCCTCTTTCGTATTAGCTTTCTCCTTTTTGTTCCTTTCACTTTGTTTTAAGTTGGGGCTTTTCTGCTCTCTGTTTTTCGCGTCATTTTTGGTTAAATGACGAAAGTACCCTTCCTAACCACTTTGGTTTCCCATTACAGGTAACAAATCTCCGTTGTGGAGGTATGATCCTCTGCATCGCGTTCAACCATTGCCTATGTGATGGCATTGGCACAGCTCAATTTTTACATGCCTGGGCCCACTTTACTAAGGAACCCACCAGTAATTTACCAATCAAACCGTTCCACTCTCGCCACGTGTTAAAACCCCGTGATCCACCACAAAAAACCTCAGTACATCGAGCATTTACGAAAATACCCCTTGATGATCAAAATCCCCAATTTGGCCTTAATCTTCTTAAATTTttacaatcccaaccaatttcCCCTGCTTCTATTACCTTTTCACAATCCCAGATTCTTCACCTGAAAAGACAATATTCTCCCTCGGTAAAATCCACTAGCTTTGAAGTCCTAGCATCTCACACGTGGCGTTGTTGGGTAAAATCCTTGGATTTACCGTCCTCAATTAACGTGAAACTCCTATTTTCCGTGAACGTTAGGAAGACGGTAAAACCGGAATTACCAGAAGGgtattatgggaatggattcGTGCTGGGTTGCGCCGAGGCACCAGTTAAGCAAGTGGTGAATGGTAATTTACAAGACACAGTAAAATTAGTGCAACATGCTAAATCCGAATTAACAAATGACACGGTAAAATCAATAGTCGATTTGTTAGAGGATAAAACAGTAAACACGGATTTATCGGCTAGTTTGGTAATTTCACAGTGGTCAAGATTGAGCTTGGAGGAAGTAAATTTTGGTGAAGGGAAGCCAATACAAATGGGACCTTTAACAAGTGATATTTACTGCTTGTTTTTACCGTCAGTGGGTGAAACTGATGGTGTTCGAGTATTGGTTTCATTGCCAGAAAATGTTGTGAAGAAATTTGAATATTATATGAAGGAACTTTGGGATGTAAGTGATGTTAATGGGGGAGATATCATCAAAGGAAATCTTCAATTTGAAAATCCCAAAATGATTTCTGCTTGAATTTAATTTCCTTAGGAAAAATTTCAGTTTctaattttgttttttccttcTGTGTGTGTTTTTTAGTAATTTATTCACCAGCTGCAGTTTCTTATATTGAGGGTGAATGTATATTAATTAAGCAAAGTATGTGAAGACcttcatcttttgttaaaaGAAATTGTGCATGCAGTGATATTCGACGTCCATTTACTTAAGATTTTGTATAAATGGATCTCTCATGAAAAGAAATTAGGCATGCATAAGTTATAATCTTGTTTGGCCAAAGTTTTTAGGACCCTAATAATGTTGTTTTCTTTTGCTACTGTATATTTTACTGTGGAAGCGTAGATGAGGAATTAAGGATCTTTCATTTgtcattatttttataattatttatcataattatgtgATAAAATAAGGCAAGACTAATACTCCATGGTAAAAGTTAAAATGCAAACACATATTATGT
Coding sequences within it:
- the LOC132033188 gene encoding alcohol acyltransferase 9 translates to MLGSMDLPDCVYSKEPIFITPISPTPNHTLYLSNLDDQKFLRFSIKYLYLFTKSINLEKLKYSLSRVLVDYYPLAGRLRACPENDHKLQVDCNGEGAIFAEAVLDLTANELLVVSNKPDKSWRKLLYKVEAQSFLDIPPLVVQVTNLRCGGMILCIAFNHCLCDGIGTAQFLHAWAHFTKEPTSNLPIKPFHSRHVLKPRDPPQKTSVHRAFTKIPLDDQNPQFGLNLLKFLQSQPISPASITFSQSQILHLKRQYSPSVKSTSFEVLASHTWRCWVKSLDLPSSINVKLLFSVNVRKTVKPELPEGYYGNGFVLGCAEAPVKQVVNGNLQDTVKLVQHAKSELTNDTVKSIVDLLEDKTVNTDLSASLVISQWSRLSLEEVNFGEGKPIQMGPLTSDIYCLFLPSVGETDGVRVLVSLPENVVKKFEYYMKELWDVSDVNGGDIIKGNLQFENPKMISA